The Anopheles moucheti chromosome 3, idAnoMoucSN_F20_07, whole genome shotgun sequence genome contains the following window.
TCGTCGACAGCATCCACAACTGAGTCGACCACTGCTTCGTCTACAACGACTTCTGCCTCAACCACTAGCTCCACGACTGATGCTTCTACTTTGTCAACCATAAGCTCTTCGACTGATTCTTCTACATCGTCGACAGCATCCACAACTGAGTCGACCACTGCCTCGTCCACAACGACTAGTGTCTCCACCGCCAGCTCCACCACTGATGCTTCTacttcatcaacatcatcctcAACTGAGACAACCACTGCTTCTCCTGAAAATCCTACTACTTCTTCTACCACATCATCTTCGACTGAGTCGACTACTGCTACCACAAGCACTCCTGCTACCACAAGCTCTACAAGCGATTCTTCTACATCGTCGACAGCATCCACGACTGAGTCGACCACTGCTTCGTCTACAACGACTCCTGTCTCCACCGCCAGCTCCACCACTGATACTTCTacttcatcaacatcatccacAACTGAGACAACTACTGCTTCTCCTGAAAATCCTACTACTTCTTCTGCTACATCCAGCTCCTCAACTGATTCTTCTACATCTTCCACAACTGAGTCAACCACTACATCTTCAAGCACTCCTGCTACCATAAGCTCTTCGACTGATTCTTCTACATCGTCGACAGCATCCACAACTGAGTCGACCACTGCCTCGTCCACAACGACTAGTGTCTCCACTACCAGCTCCACCACTGATACTTCTacttcatcaacatcatccacAACTGAGACAACCACTGCTTCTCCTACAAATCCTACTACTTCTTCTGCCACATCATCTTCGACTGAGTCGACTACTGCTACCACCAGCACTCCTGCTACCACAAGCTCTACAAGCGATTCTTCTACATCGTCGACAGCATCCACAACTGAGTCGACCACTGCTTCGTCCACAACGACTAGTGTCTCCACTACCAGCTCCACCACTGATGCTTCTacttcatcaacatcatccacACCTGAGACAACCACTGCTTCTCCTGCAAATCCTACTACTTCTTCTGCCACATCATCTTCGACTGAGTCGACTACTGCTACCACCAGCACTCCTGCTACCACAAGCTCTACAAGCGATTCTTCTACATCGTCGACAGCATCCACGACTGAGTCGACCACTGCTTCGTCTACAACGACTCCTGTCTCCACCGCCAGCTCCACCACTGATACTTCTACTTCATCTACATCATCCACAACTGAGACAACCACTACTTCTCCTGCAAATCCTACTACTTCATCTGCTTCCTCCAGCTCCTCAACTGGTTCTTCTACATCATCTTCGACCGAGTCAACTACAGCTATTTCAAGCACCGTTGGCAGCACAAGCTCTACAACCGATGGTTCTACATCGTCGACAGCATCCACAACTGAGTCGACCACTGCTTCGTCTACAACGACTCCTGCCTCAACCACTAGCTCCACGACTGATGCTTCTACTTTGTCAACATCACCCACACCTGAGACAACCACTGCTTCTCCTGCAAATCCTACTACTTCTTCTGCCACCTCCAGCTCCTCAACTGGTTCTTCTACATCATCCACAACTGAGTCAACCACTACATCTTCAAGCACTCCTGCTACCACAAGCTCTACAAGCGATTCTTCTACATCGTCGACAGCATCCACAACTGAGTCGACCACTGCCTCGTCCACAACGACTCCTGTCTCCACTACCAGCTCCACCACTGATGCTTCTacttcatcaacatcatccacACCTGAGACAACCACTGCTTCTCCTGCAAATCCTACTACTTCTTCTGCTACATCCAGCTCCTCAACTGGTTCTTCTACATCTTCCACAACTGAGTCAACCACTACATCTTCAAGCACTCCTGCTACCACAAGCTCTTCGACTGATTCTTCTACATCGTCGACATCATCCACAACTGAGTCGACCACTGCTTCGTCTACAACGACTCCTGTCTCCACCGCCAGCTCCACCACTGATACTTCTACTTCATCAACATCACCCACACCTGAGACAACCACTGCTTCTCCTGCAAATCCTACTACTTCTTCTGCCACATCATCTTCGACTGAGTCGACTACTGCTACCACAAGCACTCCTGCTACCACAAGCTCTACAAGCGATTCTTCTACATCGTCGACAGCATCCACAACTGAGTCGACCACTGCTTCGTCCACAACGACTCCTGTCTCCACTACCAGCTCCACCACTGATGCTTCTACTTTGTCAACATCATCCACAACTGAGACAACCACTGCTTCTCCTACAAATCCTACTACTTCTTCTGCCACATCATCTTCGACTGAGTCGACTACTGCTACCACCAGCACTCCTGCTACCACAAGCTCTACAAGCGATTCTTCTACATCGTCGACAGCATCCACGACTGAGTCGACCACTGCTTCGTCTACAACGACTCCTGTCTCCACCGCCAGCTCCACCACTGATACTTCTACTTCATCTACATCATCCACAACTGAGACAACCACTACTTCTCCTGCAAATCCTACTACTTCATCTGCTTCCTCCAGCTCCTCAACTGGTTCTTCTACATCATCTTCGACCGAGTCAACTACAGCTATTTCAAGCACCGTTGGCAGCACAAGCTCTACAAGCGATGGTTCTACATCGTCGACAGCATCCACGACTGAGTCGACCACTGCTTCGTCTACAACGACTCCTGTCTCCACCGCCAGCTCCACCACTGATACTTCTacttcatcaacatcatccacACCTGAGACAACCACTGCTTCTCCTACAAATCCTACTACTTCTTCTGTCACATCCAGCTCCTCAACTGGTTCTTCTACATCTTCCACAACTGAGTCAACCACTACATCTTCAAGCACTCCTGCTACCACAAGCTCTACAAGCGATTCTTCTACATCGTCGACAGCATCCACAACTGAGTCGACCACTGCCTCGTCTACAACGACTAGTGTCTCCACCGCCAGCTCCACCACTGATGCTTCTacttcatcaacatcatccacAACTGAGACAACCACTGCTTCTCCTGAAAATCCTACTACTTCTTCTGCCACATCATCTTCGACTGAGTCGACTACTGCTACCACAAGCACTCCTGCTACCACAAGCTCTACAAGCGATTCTTCTACATCGTCGACAGCATCCACGACTGAGTCGACCACTGCTTCGTCTACAACGACTCCTGTCTCCACCGCCAGCTCCACCACTGATACTTCTacttcatcaacatcatccacAACTGAGACAACTACTGCTTCTCCTGAAAATCCTACTACTTCTTCTGCCACCTCCAGCTCCTCAACTGGTTCTTCTACATCTTCCACAACTGAGTCAACCACTACATCTTCAAGCACTCCTGCTACCACTAGCTCTACTAGCGATTCTTCTACATCGTCGACAGCATCCACAACTGAGTCGACCACTGCCTCGTCTACAACGACTAGTGTCTCCACCGCCAGCTCCACCACTGATGCTTCTacttcatcaacatcatccacAACTGAGACAACCACTGCTTCTCCTGAAAATCCTACTACTTCTTCTGCCACATCATCTTCGACTGAGTCGACTACTGCTACCACAAGCACTCCTGCTACCACAAGCTCTACAAGCGATTCTTCTACATCGTCGACAGCATCCACGACTGAGTCGACCACTGCTTCGTCTACAACGACTCCTGTCTCCACTACCAGCTCCACCACTGATACTTCTacttcatcaacatcatccacAACTGAGACAACTACTGCTTCTCCTGAAAATCCTACTACTTCTTCTGCCACCTCCAGCTCCTCAACTGGTTCTTCTACATCTTCCACAACTGAGTCAACCACTACATCTTCAAGCACTCCTGCTACCACTAGCTCTACAAGCGATGGTTCTACATCGTCGACAGCAACCACAACTGAGTCGACCACTGCCTCGTCTACAACGACTAGTGTCTCCACCGCCAGCTCCACCATTGATGCTTCTacttcatcaacatcatccacACCTGAGACAACCACTGCTTCTCCTGCAAATCCTACTACTTCTTCTGCCACATCATCTTCGACTGAGTCGACTACTGCTACCACAAGCACTCCTGCTACCACAAGCTCTACAAGCGATTCTTCTACATCGTCGACAGCATCCACAATTGAGTCTACTAGTGCTTCCTCATCACCTACTACAACCACCATTTCCACAACTGAGTCTTTTACTCTGCCGACAGTTCTCACAACAGATTCATCCACGGTTTTATCTACAATTATTTCTATCTCCACTAGTTCTACAACTGCTATTTCTACATCATCTACCACCCAATCGACCACGTTAGATTCAACAACTCCTAACTCTAGCACTGAAATAACACCCTCAGTAACTCAACCTTCATCTACTTCTACAATAACCCCCGAAACCACCACTACTACCTCTGTATCCACATCTTCATCTACTACATCGTCAACAGAAACGATTACCATTTCAACGGTATCTCCCAGCAGTATGTCAACCATGTCAATGTCCTCATCTGCAGGAACAACTACTTCCAATTCAACCCCAAGATCAACTACAAGCTCATCCTCAGTAAGACCAACAGTAACACTCTTTCCCACCGTAACTCCATTTTCATCCACCTCTGCGCGTTCTACCACTAGTACAACGAAAGTTGCTTCCTCCCCGAAATATCCAATTACGTTAATATCAACACGTAAGAGTAATTTTAATGTAGTTACGTTTCCAAGCGGTTTGTTCACTGTCAAACCGATGCCAACATCGAAAACTCGTTCACGGCATTCTTCGTACACTAAATCAGCTTTCAAAAATAATGATGAACAAATCATTGTATACAAAAAGGCACGACAGTTTTTCTTCACCTCTGTATACTAGAGTTTTCAGTGACTACTGCATATTTTatcgaaataaataattaaaacaagctTCCAACAACATCAATCCCAACCGTATGTTTACTTCCGTTTGTAAATACACATTTGTACTTTACAACAAAAGATACTTACTCTTTGGTTTTTCGAAGTAGACCGCTACTACAGGCGGCAGGTATCCATCAACGTTCTTGTACGGGAAGAAATATCCAGGGAATCCGCGACGCGGGATATACTGAATGGCACCGATGTGCTCATTATCGGCAGGGTTTTCGCCGGCACAGGAAACCCAAACCACATTAGTCTGCAAGTGGGAGTGAGCCTTAGAaaagaattttccattttgtatGAGCCTTTTTCAAACGACTTACGTTTTTATTTCCCCGAGCTTCCTCGCCACGGATATGTTCCTTAAGATCGTCGGGCATTTTCTCCGGCAAGTTGATCGAGGTATTGTACATATCCGGTACCCAATTGTAGATCTGTTCACCAAAATCACAACGAACAGAGAAAAAATGTATTTGATTAACACAATCACCAACTCGTTTGCCATCATATATCTTACCTTGTTCAGCTTCAAGAATATGCACGGGCTCTTTTTCTTAAAGTTGTATCGGTTTTCCTTGACGCACGGGGACCAGTTAGTCATAGGAACTTTGCAAACCTTGCCCTCCGGTGGTGGATTGTCGAACGAGCAATCGACGCGGTTATCTTCCTCTAGCGTGTAAGCTGCAATAGCAAAAGGATGTAAGATTAGGAACCTACCTGTTTCAACAATTGGAACCATCAATGCTAGTACTCACGTTTCAAAAATTCATCGATTAGTTTGGTCCAAATCTCAACGTTTCCGTTGTCGGAGGCTCTGTACCAGATTAACGAACTCTCCACATTCTGGTACTCTGGCGGAGTTGGTCGAAAGCCCAAACCTGTGCGACACAATTAGGCAAAGAATTTATAGCGCCTGCTCGTACTATTGTGCAGAAGAGTGGCAAGACTTTACCTGGATTCGACCCAATCAACGAACTGTCAAGTTGATATTTAGGCATCTGCATGTCTAGCGTCTGCCAGAAAACTGCCAGCATCGCGGCAAAGAATCCGACAAGGGCAGCATAGAAGCACACGTAGAAGAAGAGGATTTTCGctgcaataaaaaaggaattggagagaaaaacacacacaatactTGATTAATGAAGGTTTCATTAGTGTTGACAGTTGGTACGTTCTCCGGTGACGCACATTAATATGTATATTTAATATATGCAAATTTAGCTCAGAATAAAAACCACCGTCAAACCCGCATTATGGAAAGGGAAACGTTCATCCGTCACATTAAGCCGCAGCGCATTTTCTTCACGAACCCGTGCTTCATCAGCTTAAGTGACTTTCTATAAATAACGCTGCCTTCAAAACGGCCACGGCACATAGCATTTGCCCTTCAGACGTGCATGCGACAGCCAGATGAAACGTGTGAAATCCTATCTATCACCGTTTACGTCACTAATAACACGTGTGACATAAAAACACTCCGTCAGAATCCGTCCAACATCTGCAGGCTATTCCCGCACCATACCGGTGTGTTAGAAGTCCTGCAAGAACGATTGCTCAGCCGCAGTGCCGTTAGGAGCGTTGGTAATTGAATCCAAAACTTTGCTGATTGATAGTAGCCCCCATTTCCCGCGAGGGCTCTGCTGACTCATCCGTTATGCACTTTGTGCGCCTTCATTAAGAGTCCTGctcgtaaaacaaaatcattcccAGGGGCCATTCGAGACACACCGGTGTGTATGTGACTTCGGAACCTTCCAGGAGCATGGGTTGACCTGGTGTTGCTTATTTTATATCAAGCTGTCCTATATCCAGGCACGGCACATGCACTCGACTATGTTCGTGTCACAGCACAACTGAACTATAGGCGTGCCATGTACGGTATGATCTGACAGCTGCAGGCTTGTTTGCTGCATTCACAAACACTGACCATGGCAGCGGAATCATGGTTGGCTGTCGCTGCCATTCCCAGCCTATTCAACCCGTCCGGGAATGCGCGATGTTTTGTGAATAGAATATCCCCGCAGGGCATAGACTGTGCAACGACAGAAAAACACTCTCGAGAATGCAATAACTTGCATTGCTGCCTTGAGGATAGAATCTTATTATCAGTGTGCATCGTATAACTGGGCACAGTTTTTCAATGCCCTTACCTACTACTATCCTACGAATACGAACGATATCAGCTTTTTCACATTCTTTTTGTatacaaccttttttttccttcgcttgcCTCATCTGCACACTGTcgaaaaatatcaattttcaTCAACAAGATATAACCGTCAATCATTATTCAGCAATTAACACGAACCACAAGCACCACGAAGGCGCCCGCTCGTGACGACTGTTTAACGACTGCGTTTGCTTTTACCCCCTACCCTCGTTAGTTAACTGCTCTCAGGTCGCCTTGACACCCAGTGAATGTGGTAGTATTCCATGAGCTGGAATCTCGTCGCTTCACCCAGAAGGTCACACGCAAGCTGACTCCCGACGCGATGAGCGGGTGGTAACAAGGCAGCTGGGAGGACTGGCAGCGCAAGTGAACAAATGAAGCGTGCTAATAAGCGTAGTGATAGCCGGAGAACAGCACAAGAACCGCGTGTGGTGATCACCAATGGAGATCAGCCGCCTGTTTCGTCATCGGAAATAAAAACTTGTCAAAAGTCACGGAATAGTTGAGCTCCTGCAGCACGTGCTTCCATGGGGAAAATTCAATTGCCATCATTCCTCAACCACTGTGCTAACTAAATTAACGAGAATAAACGAGTGTCCGTGCAGGGCATAGTCTGAGTGCACGGAAAAGGGAACCGCAATTGTTCGGGTATTTTCGCGCACAACCGGTACTTGTACTTGTACTGTACTTCCCCCAATCAGTCCACCTGTCATGCTGTATCACGCGCTGTCGTTGTTTTGGGGGAATTCTACGCTTATAATATCATCGCGCGGTCTACCTTACATAGTTGCCGGCTAGGCACATGTATCGGCAGCTTGCCACAAAATATTAACTggcaatgcaataaaaatgcgCTAAcagtgagtgaaattaatttatacgAGCCAGGTTCATAAATCATTCCGCATGGTTCTCAGTGTCTCAGTCGCATGTAGCGTGAATGAGTGCACGGAGGTACATGCCGGCCGTGATTGATGACGTAGAGACATTGATGGTTGGTTAGTCCGTTCGCCCAGCTTAACTGGATCGATTATTGAAAAGTGCCCCAACAGGAACGGTACGGTACCGTATCGCATCGGGGAGATCAATTGAAATTAATGCTTATTGATTGTTTCTACATAGAATTAATTGAACCCAACCCAATGCTTAATTGTCTCCGTGCTGGTGTTCGGTTGCTTTGGGGCGAAAGTTGCGTGTTGTAGTGGGCTTAGTGTTGGTGGCACTTAATTGAGATGTCTACGAACGCGAAGAACTAGAAAATCGTACCCAATGAACCATGCTGCTCTGGCATACTTTCGTTCGCTCCCTTAAGAATGTATGACATTTTCAGATCAATCGCATTCTTTCATGATTGGTCGGTGAGTGAGATAAGACACGGCGCTCGGAAGTGGTCTTACGCCAAAATTACGCCCTACAGcatattttgatatttttttccattttatttccatgtACCCTTCTTTCCATGCACTCAAATGATGTTAAGAggaaatggttgtttttttttatttgaatctCATTTAAAGTGTAAATTTTAACAACCCATCGAAACTGTACACAGCCTAGCAACAGAGGGTGTAAAAAATGTGTTCCGATGCTAGTAATTGGAGAAGGGAATTCCGTCTGCATCGCAAAGttgataatgaaacaaaataaaaaagacaacaaCGAGATCCGTATTACTCACAATAAAGCACGCCTCTCCATATTTTTTTGTCGCCGGCCTTTCGCGTCAAACCATTCAATGGTTTTGTGTTCTGTTTACAGTACCACAACGACTGGAAAcactgtttgtgtttgtttagacagcaaaaaataaaccacacaCGCTCACATAAACTTCTGAACATAAAACTGCCTACGAGCTACAAAAACTCATCGACCGAGAATCATTCAGAACGTTCGTCACGTTTCGTGTGCTGTGTGCCGGAATAAGTTATG
Protein-coding sequences here:
- the LOC128303946 gene encoding sodium/potassium-transporting ATPase subunit beta-2 → MADKKVAEQYYAPPPKMGKWEGFKTFLWNSETSQCLGRTGSSWAKILFFYVCFYAALVGFFAAMLAVFWQTLDMQMPKYQLDSSLIGSNPGLGFRPTPPEYQNVESSLIWYRASDNGNVEIWTKLIDEFLKPYTLEEDNRVDCSFDNPPPEGKVCKVPMTNWSPCVKENRYNFKKKSPCIFLKLNKIYNWVPDMYNTSINLPEKMPDDLKEHIRGEEARGNKNTNVVWVSCAGENPADNEHIGAIQYIPRRGFPGYFFPYKNVDGYLPPVVAVYFEKPKTGVLINIECKAWARNIMYDRAERRGSVHFELMID